The DNA window CCGTGCATGGCGAAGAAGCCGACCCGGTGGTCGGCGTACTGCTTGAGCAGCCAGCGGTCGAGGAAGTAGAACAGCTCGTCGCGGGTGGCGGCGTCCTTGTGGATGTAGCGGATCCGGCCCAGCCGTTCGAGCAGGTCGAGCGTGGGCAGGACGGACCCGCGCTCGTTGAGGTCGCGGTGCCACTGCCCCTCGACGCAGAACACGCCGCCACGTGCCAACGCCCACCTCCCCCGCGCGAACCGGGCCCGGGAGCAGACGTTACCGCGCCCTCCGACCAGGACCGAATGTGAGAACAATTTCCGCTAATCGCCACGAAGCCCCCGGTGGGCTGTCACGGTGGGAAGGACGGGACGTACCGGTCTTTCCGCCCGTCCCGGCCTCAGATCCGCTCTCTCATCGGGAGGACTCCTGTGCGCGTCAACACCCTGAAGCGGGCGGCCGTCGCGTTCGCGCTGGCCCTGCCCGGGGCCGCCGTCGCGACCGCCGTCGCCGCGCCACCGGCCCACGCCGACGGCTGCTACACCTGGACCCGGACGCTCGCCTCGGGCAGTTCGGGCACCGACGTCCGGCAGCTCCAGATCCGGGTGGCCGGCTGGGCCGGATACGGCGGCATCGTGCGGGTCGACGGGCGGTACGGACCGGAGACGGCTGCCGCCGTACGGCGCTTCCAGGCCGCGTACGGACTGCGCGCCGACGGCGTCGCCGGCCCGCAGACGTTCGCCAAGATCTACGCCCTGCAGGACGACGACTGCACGCCGAAGCACTTCAGCTACGCCGAACTGGACAACGGCTGCGGCAAGGGCGGGTGGAGCGGGGGGCCGCTCTCGGCGTCGGCCACCCGGGAGAACGCGCTGCGCGCCATGTGGAAGCTGGAGGCGCTGCGGCGCAGCCTCGGCGACAAACCGCTCTACGTCACCAGCGGCTTCCGCAGCATCGCCTGCAACCGGCAGGTCGGCGGCGCCTCGGACAGCCAGCACCTGTACGGCGGCGCGGCCGACCTGACCTCGCGCAGCCGGACCCTCTGCGAGATCGCCCGCTCGGCCCGGGACCGGGGCTTCAGCGGCATCTACGGCCCCGGCTACCCGGACCACGGCGACCACGTGCACGTGGACTCCCGCCGGGAGAACACCAAGGACAAGTCACCGAACGCCACCGACTGGTCCGCCCCGAAGTGCGGGGTCAACTGACGGCACACGCCGGACGGCCCGACGCGGGAGTGGGGGCTCCCCGCGTCGGGCCGCCGTCCCGGCCCGGCCCGGCCGGCGCGGCCATCGCCGCGCCGGCCCGCACGCCGG is part of the Micromonospora sp. WMMD980 genome and encodes:
- a CDS encoding D-Ala-D-Ala carboxypeptidase family metallohydrolase, whose product is MRVNTLKRAAVAFALALPGAAVATAVAAPPAHADGCYTWTRTLASGSSGTDVRQLQIRVAGWAGYGGIVRVDGRYGPETAAAVRRFQAAYGLRADGVAGPQTFAKIYALQDDDCTPKHFSYAELDNGCGKGGWSGGPLSASATRENALRAMWKLEALRRSLGDKPLYVTSGFRSIACNRQVGGASDSQHLYGGAADLTSRSRTLCEIARSARDRGFSGIYGPGYPDHGDHVHVDSRRENTKDKSPNATDWSAPKCGVN